In Elephas maximus indicus isolate mEleMax1 chromosome 7, mEleMax1 primary haplotype, whole genome shotgun sequence, the following proteins share a genomic window:
- the LOC126078877 gene encoding lysine-specific demethylase 4D-like, with translation MKSEHYGTQNPSCTIMTFYPTMEEFKDFNKYVAYMESPGAHRAGLAKVIPPKEWKARQTYDDVNDILIATPLQQVVSGQAGVFTQYHKKKKAMTVGEYRHLADSDKYRTPPHLDFEDLERKYWKNRLYDSPIYGADISGSLFDGNTEHWNLRNLGTIQDLLERECGVVIEGVNTPYLYFGMWKTTFAWHTEDMDLYSINYLHFGEPKTWYAVPPEHGRRLERLARELFPGSARGCEAFLRHKVALISPTVLRENGIPFSRITQEAGEFMVTFPYGYHAGFNHGFNCAEAINFATPRWVDYGKVASQCSCGEARVTFSMDTFVRILQPERYELWKQGRDRVVVDHRKPTVTASQEQTAWGEARPPVRTARAMSHLQPRQAPPHPRPLAPGSGSRLCDPVCPAPRCSSTARSAAVEPDASAIAIAITTATSPGETGLTQTLTVDPPALNLQLSRRRRGRGRPPGRRPRESEAQEQTIQAPAKRCTAPTVLGPTAQPLPGNEYLIEDSAPVSPGPQNSTKAFRCCCAPDLQPLGPPLDSDSPVHPGPCLLSLDTITVNLPDIVPMTPPNFIMPLRKFPSATTGDCTTPVNLLKVIAMDHSYASKILPPR, from the coding sequence ATGAAGTCTGAGCATTATGGTACCCAGAACCCAAGTTGTACCATCATGACCTTTTATCCAACCATGGAAGAATTTAAAGATTTCAACAAATATGTCGCTTACATGGAATCCCCAGGCGCACACCGAGCAGGCCTGGCTAAGGTAATTCCACCGAAGGAATGGAAAGCCAGACAGACCTACGATGATGTCAATGACATCCTAATAGCCACTCCTCTGCAGCAGGTGGTCTCTGGGCAGGCAGGTGTGTTTACACAATAccataaaaagaagaaagccatGACCGTGGGGGAGTATCGCCACTTGGCTGACAGTGACAAATACCGCACTCCACCACACCTGGATTTTGAAGACTTGGAGCGAAAGTACTGGAAGAACCGCCTGTACGACTCTCCGATTTATGGCGCCGACATCAGCGGCTCCTTGTTTGATGGAAACACTGAACACTGGAACCTCAGAAACCTGGGAACAATTCAGGACCTGCTGGAACGGGAGTGCGGGGTCGTCATCGAAGGCGTCAACACGCCCTACCTGTACTTCGGCATGTGGAAGACCACCTTCGCTTGGCACACGGAGGACATGGACCTGTACAGCATCAACTACCTGCACTTCGGGGAGCCCAAAACGTGGTACGCGGTACCCCCGGAGCACGGCCGACGCCTGGAACGCCTGGCCAGGGAGCTTTTCCCGGGCAGTGCGCGGGGCTGTGAGGCCTTCCTGCGGCACAAGGTGGCTCTCATCTCGCCCACCGTGCTCAGGGAGAATGGCATTCCCTTCAGTCGCATCACCCAGGAGGCTGGCGAGTTCATGGTGACGTTCCCCTATGGCTACCACGCTGGCTTCAATCACGGCTTCAACTGTGCCGAAGCCATCAACTTTGCCACCCCGCGCTGGGTCGATTATGGCAAAGTGGCGTCTCAGTGCAGCTGCGGAGAGGCCAGGGTCACGTTTTCCATGGACACCTTTGTGCGCATTCTGCAACCCGAGCGCTACGAGCTGTGGAAACAGGGGCGAGACCGGGTGGTCGTGGACCACAGGAAGCCCACGGTGACAGCAAGCCAGGAACAGACCGCCTGGGGGGAGGCCCGGCCACCCGTGAGAACTGCGAGGGCCATGAGCCACCTCCAGCCCAGACAGGCCCCGCCCCATCCTAGGCCTCTGGCCCCTGGAAGTGGCTCCCGCCTCTGCGACCCTGTGTGCCCTGCACCCAGGTGCTCCTCCACTGCCCGCAGCGCTGCTGTGGAGCCTGACGCCTCTGCCATCGCCATCGCTATCACCACCGCCACTAGCCCTGGGGAGACGGGTCTGACACAGACGCTGACTGTAGATCCACCTGCTCTGAATCTCCAGCTTTCACGTCGCAGAAGGGGTCGTGGTCGTCCTCCTGGTCGTCGTCCTCGGGAATCTGAGGCTCAGGAACAGACCATCCAGGCACCCGCCAAGAGGTGCACAGCACCCACAGTTCTGGGCCCCACGGCTCAGCCCCTACCTGGGAATGAATATTTGATAGAAGACTCTGCACCTGTGAGCCCTGGACCCCAGAATTCCACTAAAGCTTTCAGGTGCTGTTGTGCCCCTGATCTTCAACCCCTGGGGCCCCCACTGGATTCTGACTCTCCAGTGCACCCTGGCCCATGCCTGCTGTCCCTGGACACCATTACAGTGAATCTCCCTGACATTGTTCCAATGACTCCTCCCAACTTCATTATGCCTCTGAGAAAATTCCCCAGTGCCACAACTGGGGACTGCACAACCCCTGTGAACTTGCTGAAAGTTATCGCCATGGACCACTCTTATGCCTCTAAGATCCTTCCCCCGAGATGA